In a genomic window of Phragmites australis chromosome 14, lpPhrAust1.1, whole genome shotgun sequence:
- the LOC133890443 gene encoding uncharacterized protein LOC133890443, protein MNSLRAISSLLHIYSSAATGRGARRLGFAPALGGSFRITSNPGPPALVLDEVARAAGGARRRASTRAASWDSEKSPYETLELGRDADEETIKTAYRRLAKFYHPDVYDGKGTLEEGETAEARFIKIQAAYELLIDDERRRTYDREHHVNPMKASRAWMEWVMKKRKAFDKRGDMAVAAWAEQQHREMTLRARRLSRSKVDPEEERKLFAKEKKASMEFYSTTLKRHTLVLRKRDIMRKKAEEDKNKEISRLLAAEGLELDTDEDEDKTFLNIQGEKN, encoded by the exons ATGAACAGCCTCCGAGCCATCTCCTCCCTCCTGCACATCTACTCGTCCGCCGCCACCGGACGAGGCGCCAGGCGGTTGGGGTTCGCGCCGGCGCTCGGAGGTAGCTTCCGGATCACGTCGAATCCGGGGCCGCCCGCGCTCGTGCTCGACGAGGTCGCGAGGGCGGCGGGCGGTGCGCGGAGGAGGGCGTCCACGCGCGCGGCGAGCTGGGACTCGGAGAAGTCGCCGTACGAGACACTTG AGTTGGGTAGGGATGCAGACGAGGAGACCATAAAGACAGCGTACAGAAGATTGGCCAAGTTCTATCACCCAGACG TTTATGATGGTAAGGGAACCCTTGAGGAAGGGGAAACTGCTGAAGCCCGTTTCATCAAAATCCAAGCAGCATATGAGCTGTTGATTGATGATGAAAGAAGAAGGACATATGATAGAGAGCACCATGTGAATCCAATGAAG GCTTCTCGGGCATGGATGGAATGGGTAATGAAAAAGCGGAAAGCCTTTGATAAACGTGGTGACATGGCTGTGGCTGCTTGGGCTGAGCAACAGCATCGTGAAATGACATTACGCGCACGGCGTCTCTCACGGTCAAAG GTTGATCCTGAGGAGGAAAGGAAGTTATTTGCCAAGGAAAAGAAGGCATCTATGGAATTCTACAGCACAACTCTAAAGAGACATACCCTTGTCTTACGGAAGAGGGATATTATGCGCAAAAAGGCAGAGGAAGACAAGAATAAAGAGATCAGTAGACTTCTAGCTGCTGAGGGGCTTGAGCTGGACACagacgaagatgaggacaaAACATTCTTAAA TATACAAGGCGAGAAGAATTGA
- the LOC133890442 gene encoding uncharacterized protein LOC133890442 isoform X2 — translation MASRWGSSCALCEGSNLPSCCAACVNTRLVEYHTRLRMMRSLRDSLHSRIAARLEAKSKAEEQRTWRVSKTQDIKELRDRLTELKRQTEIKKTKVRQASSDHKAQTALLNLAFVTLKKRRGDATMMHTNAMKVAQMHLMTTTSERLKMQSKAIKQLCRLFLVQRVIKDGEKKDGYSGPYDAICGVRLPRGLDPHSVPSEELSASLGYMLQLVNIAVRILSAPALHVSGFGASCSHIWQRSSYWNTRQSQRQNICSDGEENSLTGSDSGNFGVDSVDSVKKPSFDSKRSSSFNFSAASSHSMERHQDLQRGISLLKTSVTSITTYYYNSLGLDVPSNLSTFDAFAKLLHMLSSSKALRAALELNIASRSEKQAQQLNRSIWKASSAISSESSIMDSMHTAIMPSSLNNLLLNSNESFLYTGKPAKHRGVPDSIFDGWDLVEREVLPPPPSQAEDVAQWERAMSAGAKRK, via the exons ATGGCGTCCCGGTGGGGCAGCAGCTGCGCGCTCTGCGAGGGATCCAACCTCCCCTCCTGCTGCGCCGCGTGCGTCAACACCAG GTTGGTCGAGTACCACACGAGGCTGCGCATGATGAGGAGCCTCCGCGACTCCCTCCACTCCCGCATCGCCGCGCGCCTCGAGGCCAAG AGCAAAGCGGAAGAGCAGAGGACCTGGAGAGTTAGCAAAACTCAGGATATCAAGGAGTTGAGGGATCGGCTTACTGAATTGAAGAGACAAACTGAGATAA AGAAGACCAAGGTCAGGCAGGCATCGAGTGATCACAAGGCACAAACTGCATTGTTGAATTTGGCCTTTGTCACG CTGAAAAAGAGGCGAGGTGATGCAACGATGATGCACACCAACGCCATGAAAGTCGCACAGATGCATCTC ATGACAACCACCTCAGAACGTTTGAAAATGCAATCAAAAGCTATAAAGCAACTGTGCAGGTTGTTCCTGGTGCAACGA GTTATTAAAGATGGAGAAAAGAAAGACGGCTACAGTGGCCCATACGATGCAATATGCGGAGTTCGTCTTCCTCGTGGTCTCGATCCACATTCTGTTCCATCTGAAGAGTTATCGGCTTCATTGGG ATACATGTTACAACTCGTCAACATTGCAGTTCGTATCCTATCCGCACCTGCTCTTCATGTATCAGGATTTGGG GCTTCATGTTCACATATATGGCAGCGGAGTTCCTACTGGAACACACGACAGTCCCAGAG GCAAAATATTTGCTCGGATGGTGAGGAAAATTCATTGACAGGAAGTGATTCGGGTAACTTTGGTGTTGACTCTGTGGATTCTGTCAAGAAACCATCTTTTGATTCCAAGAGAAGCAGTAGCTTCAACTTTTCTGCTGCATCTTCTCACTCCATGGAAAGACATCAAGACTTGCAAAGAGGAATATCACTATTAAAGACGAGTGTTACCTCCATTACTACCTACTATTATAATTCATTGGGCTTGGATGTGCCATCCAATCTTTCCACTTTCGATGCATTTGCAAAGTTGCTCCATATGTTATCGTCATCAAAGGCCCTTCGAGCTGCTCTTGAATTGAACATTGCTTCTAG ATCAGAGAAGCAAGCACAGCAGTTGAACAGATCAATTTGGAAGGCGAGCTCGGCCATCTCATCCGAGAGCAGTATTATGGACAGCATGCACACAGCTATCATG CCGAGCTCCCTGAACAACCTCCTCCTGAACTCCAACGAGAGCTTCTTGTACACCGGTAAGCCAGCAAAGCACCGTGGCGTGCCCGACAGCATCTTCGATGGCTGGGATTTGGTGGAGCGGGAGGTTTTACCGCCACCACCCTCGCAAGCTGAAGACGTTGCGCAGTGGGAAAGAGCCATGTCTGCTGGCGCCAAAAGGAAATGA
- the LOC133890442 gene encoding uncharacterized protein LOC133890442 isoform X1: MASRWGSSCALCEGSNLPSCCAACVNTRLVEYHTRLRMMRSLRDSLHSRIAARLEAKSKAEEQRTWRVSKTQDIKELRDRLTELKRQTEIKKTKVRQASSDHKAQTALLNLAFVTLKKRRGDATMMHTNAMKVAQMHLMTTTSERLKMQSKAIKQLCRLFLVQRVIKDGEKKDGYSGPYDAICGVRLPRGLDPHSVPSEELSASLGYMLQLVNIAVRILSAPALHVSGFGASCSHIWQRSSYWNTRQSQSKVYPLFVPRQNICSDGEENSLTGSDSGNFGVDSVDSVKKPSFDSKRSSSFNFSAASSHSMERHQDLQRGISLLKTSVTSITTYYYNSLGLDVPSNLSTFDAFAKLLHMLSSSKALRAALELNIASRSEKQAQQLNRSIWKASSAISSESSIMDSMHTAIMPSSLNNLLLNSNESFLYTGKPAKHRGVPDSIFDGWDLVEREVLPPPPSQAEDVAQWERAMSAGAKRK, translated from the exons ATGGCGTCCCGGTGGGGCAGCAGCTGCGCGCTCTGCGAGGGATCCAACCTCCCCTCCTGCTGCGCCGCGTGCGTCAACACCAG GTTGGTCGAGTACCACACGAGGCTGCGCATGATGAGGAGCCTCCGCGACTCCCTCCACTCCCGCATCGCCGCGCGCCTCGAGGCCAAG AGCAAAGCGGAAGAGCAGAGGACCTGGAGAGTTAGCAAAACTCAGGATATCAAGGAGTTGAGGGATCGGCTTACTGAATTGAAGAGACAAACTGAGATAA AGAAGACCAAGGTCAGGCAGGCATCGAGTGATCACAAGGCACAAACTGCATTGTTGAATTTGGCCTTTGTCACG CTGAAAAAGAGGCGAGGTGATGCAACGATGATGCACACCAACGCCATGAAAGTCGCACAGATGCATCTC ATGACAACCACCTCAGAACGTTTGAAAATGCAATCAAAAGCTATAAAGCAACTGTGCAGGTTGTTCCTGGTGCAACGA GTTATTAAAGATGGAGAAAAGAAAGACGGCTACAGTGGCCCATACGATGCAATATGCGGAGTTCGTCTTCCTCGTGGTCTCGATCCACATTCTGTTCCATCTGAAGAGTTATCGGCTTCATTGGG ATACATGTTACAACTCGTCAACATTGCAGTTCGTATCCTATCCGCACCTGCTCTTCATGTATCAGGATTTGGG GCTTCATGTTCACATATATGGCAGCGGAGTTCCTACTGGAACACACGACAGTCCCAGAG CAAGGTTTACCCACTTTTTGTACCTAGGCAAAATATTTGCTCGGATGGTGAGGAAAATTCATTGACAGGAAGTGATTCGGGTAACTTTGGTGTTGACTCTGTGGATTCTGTCAAGAAACCATCTTTTGATTCCAAGAGAAGCAGTAGCTTCAACTTTTCTGCTGCATCTTCTCACTCCATGGAAAGACATCAAGACTTGCAAAGAGGAATATCACTATTAAAGACGAGTGTTACCTCCATTACTACCTACTATTATAATTCATTGGGCTTGGATGTGCCATCCAATCTTTCCACTTTCGATGCATTTGCAAAGTTGCTCCATATGTTATCGTCATCAAAGGCCCTTCGAGCTGCTCTTGAATTGAACATTGCTTCTAG ATCAGAGAAGCAAGCACAGCAGTTGAACAGATCAATTTGGAAGGCGAGCTCGGCCATCTCATCCGAGAGCAGTATTATGGACAGCATGCACACAGCTATCATG CCGAGCTCCCTGAACAACCTCCTCCTGAACTCCAACGAGAGCTTCTTGTACACCGGTAAGCCAGCAAAGCACCGTGGCGTGCCCGACAGCATCTTCGATGGCTGGGATTTGGTGGAGCGGGAGGTTTTACCGCCACCACCCTCGCAAGCTGAAGACGTTGCGCAGTGGGAAAGAGCCATGTCTGCTGGCGCCAAAAGGAAATGA
- the LOC133890840 gene encoding uncharacterized protein LOC133890840 — MSTYPVLNDQPIDQWKVTELKNELQKRNLPIKGLKDDLVKRLFEAIQGEIVDGGERTHGGTPLAEELKGGETPGPVDASVYQASVEQNVDEDPSEVTKQGEYPVISVTEASNESLVATTEVSQEAVVGTAEVSQRTLDAVAEVEAPPVDVALAATDENHCETNGVGIESASSGNTIVKEVHPHSEGVVDTIEKTPEDTSKKMDIDDVPSDVTRINIKLGVDVDNKILEQEAVTTPGIITLHADRRDSDVAAAEAEDDTSKKMAIDDVPSDFTSSNVKLAVNVDCKTEHDEVPTQPNAIASHANVVATSESAIPENNFSENTFIYGKDHEDPKHTNGDCKTILCGPNDQVPEVKPDLGSQIKCVSISHDNISNLNADNSDLELESKQEMVKPSSTIPSVGDDLLALDDDKEMHKSGTSLQELGSTTNINLDRKEDSPDGSSPEKLNLDGSSGDESMDEDMMESNHSDSNMKSDDPRGKTKVTSHHVLKELTLLDTVTEGFSAHTEEVVAEEKPPTPTEKRKLEDQEVAASYEQSKRQCQWNADTVNISDQQASTLTGTGTRKEVFRSALKRSFGRSDSTSGDSAKERIVPPPQKPATTSLRIDRFVRPFTLKAVQELLGKTGSVCSFWMDHIKTHCYVTYSSVEEAVATRNAVYNLQWPPNNCSYLVAEFVDSQEVKLKHELPRPSQVPISPVTATAPKTASPFQQSKANQTIPSHAAAASRGLLPTPRLAKPTPTSDPGPARERLPPPPKKPEPALTLDDLFKKTQAYPRIYYTPLSEEEVSVKLAARDKGKRG, encoded by the exons ATGTCAACATATCCTGTGCTGAATGACCAGCCAATTGATCAGTGGAAGGTCACTGAGTTGAAGAATGAGCTCCAGAAGAGGAATCTGCCTATCAAAGGTTTGAAGGATGATCTTGTGAAGAGGCTCTTTGAGGCCATTCAGGGTGAGATAGTTGATGGTGGGGAACGAACACATGGTGGAACTCCCCTGGCTGAGGAGCTGAAAGGGGGTGAAACTCCTGGTCCTGTTGATGCATCTGTTTACCAGGCTTCAGTGGAACAAAATGTCGATGAAGATCCTTCTGAGGTTACAAAACAGGGTGAATATCCTGTTATCTCTGTTACAGAAGCTAGTAATGAAAGTTTAGTTGCTACTACAGAAGTTAGTCAGGAGGCTGTCGTTGGTACTGCGGAAGTTAGTCAGAGAACTTTGGATGCTGTTGCAGAAGTTGAGGCTCCTCCAGTCGATGTGGCACTGGCAGCAACTGATGAAAATCACTGTGAAACTAATGGAGTTGGCATAGAATCAGCTTCAAGTGGCAATACTATAGTGAAGGAAGTACATCCACATTCTGAAGGTGTCGTTGATACTATTGAGAAGACCCCAGAAGACACCAGTAAGAAAATGGATATTGATGATGTACCGTCTGATGTTACCAGGATTAACATCAAGTTAGGCGTTGATGTGGACAACAAAAttctagaacaagaagcagtaACCACACCTGGTATTATCACATTGCATGCTGATCGTAGGGATTCTGATGTTGCAGCTGCAGAGGCAGAAGATGACACTAGCAAAAAAATGGCTATTGATGATGTACCGTCTGACTTTACCAGTTCTAATGTCAAGTTAGCTGTCAATGTAGATTGCAAAACCGAACATGATGAAGTACCCACACAGCCAAATGCCATTGCATCACATGCTAATGTTGTTGCGACTTCAGAGAGTGCGATTCCTGAAAACAATTTCAGTGAGAATACTTTTATATATGGCAAGGATCATGAAGATCCGAAGCACACTAATGGGGATTGCAAGACCATCCTATGTGGACCAAATGACCAGGTACCTGAGGTCAAACCTGATCTAGGGTCTCAAATTAAGTGTGTGTCGATTTCTCATGATAATATATCGAACCTGAATGCTGACAATTCCGACTTAGAACTAGAGTCTAAGCAGGAGATGGTCAAACCATCATCTACCATTCCCTCCGTAGGTGATGATTTGCTGGCATTGGACGATGACAAAGAGATGCATAAGAGCGGGacctctttgcaagaattagGATCTACAACTAATATAAACTTGGACAGAAAAGAGGATAGCCCTGATGGTAGTTCTCCTGAGAAACTGAATTTAGACGGGAGTTCAGGTGATGAATCAATGGATGAGGATATGATGGAAAGCAATCATTCCGATTCCAATATGAAATCTGATGATCCCAGAGGAAAGACTAAGGTTACCTCACACCATGTGTTAAAAGAGCTGACCCTCCTTGATACCGTCACTGAGGGTTTCTCTGCACATACTGAGGAAGTTGTGGCTGAAGAGAAGCCACCAACTCCAACTGAAAAGAGGAAACTTGAAG ATCAAGAAGTTGCTGCAAGTTATGAGCAAAGCAAACGTCAATGCCAATGGAATGCAGACACTGTCAATATTTCTGACCAACAAGCATCCACACTAACTGGCACTGGTACTCGGAAGGAAGTCTTTCGGTCTGCTCTGAAACGTTCTTTTGGCAGGTCTGATTCAACAAGTGGAGATTCTGCAAAGGAGCGGATTG TACCACCTCCTCAAAAACCAGCAACAACTTCCTTAAGAATTGATCGATTTGTGCGCCCATTTACTCTGAAAGCTGTGCAAGAGCTTCTTGGTAAAACTGGATCTGTATGTAGCTTTTGGATGGATCATATCAAGACCCACTGCTATGTTACA TACTCTTCAGTGGAGGAAGCTGTGGCCACCAGGAATGCTGTTTACAACCTCCAATGGCCTCCAAACAACTGCAGTTACTTGGTTGCTGAATTTGTTGATTCACAAGAGGTGAAGCTCAAACATGAACTCCCTCGCCCATCTCAAGTGCCTATCAGTCCCGTCACCGCTACAGCACCAAAGACAGCATCACCGTTCCAACAATCCAAGGCTAACCAAACCATACCTTcccatgctgctgctgcttcaagGGGGCTGTTGCCCACTCCACGTCTTGCCAAGCCAACTCCTACATCTGACCCTGGACCAGCAAGAGAGAGGcttcctccccctccaaagAAGCCGGAACCTGCCTTGACACTTGATGATCTCTTCAAGAAAACACAAGCCTATCCGAGGATTTACTATACTCCCTTGTCCGAAGAGGAGGTATCAGTTAAGCTTGCAGCTCGTGACAAAGGAAAGAGGGGGTAG
- the LOC133890841 gene encoding uncharacterized protein LOC133890841 has product MPLFFSKFAQLVPRLRRLSTAAATAAGEDPKLLRIADELLALSPAELDDYAALLRLKLRLSLTSSAAAGASPAGSGDAASGAAGSEEAAAVKTAFDVKIEKYEAAAKIKIIKEVRAVTDLGLKEAKELVEKAPVVVRAGLPKEEAEALAAKLKAAGAAVALE; this is encoded by the coding sequence ATGCCACTCTTCTTCTCCAAATTCGCACAACTGGtcccccgcctccgccgcctctccACCGCGGCGGCGACCGCTGCCGGGGAGGATCCTAAGCTGTTGCGGATCGCCGACGAGCTCCTCGCCCTCTCCCCAGCCGAGCTGGACGACTACGCGGCGCTTCTGCGCCTCAAGCTCCGCCTCTCGCTCACCTCCAGCGCCGCTGCGGGAGCCTCTCCGGCCGGGTCCGGAGACGCCGCCTCGGGGGCCGCGGGCTCCGAGGAGGCAGCCGCGGTGAAGACGGCGTTCGACGTGAAGATCGAGAAGTACGAGGCCGCGGCGAAGATAAAGATCATCAAGGAGGTGCGCGCGGTGACGGACCTGGGGCTGAAGGAGGCGAAGGAGCTTGTGGAGAAGGCGCCCGTCGTTGTGCGCGCGGGCTTGCCCAAGGAGGAGGCCGAGGCGCTCGCCGCAAAGCTCAAGGCCGCCGGCGCTGCCGTCGCGCTCGAGTGA
- the LOC133890998 gene encoding probable inactive receptor kinase At5g10020 produces the protein MAALPILVLVLLFGGAAGDDVAALLEFKKGVADRAQDPVLGSWSLPATTEAGNGGAGCPVGWRGVVCDGGAVVGVALEGLGLAGELKLVTLSGMRALQNLSLAGNAFSGRLPPAIGYLSSLRHLDLSGNRFYGPIPGRLADLSGLVHLNLSHNNFSSGFPTDGIRQLQNLRRIDIRNNSFWGNAGGLLTELRNAEYIDLSDNLFTGSVDLELQSLTSIGNTVKYLNLSHNKLDGGFFRNETVGAFKNLAVLDLSDNGIGGTVPRLDSWFSLEIFRVAGNGLFGMVPEPLLQNSMRLVEVDLSRNGFSGSVPVVNSTTLKVLNLSTNVLSGSLPSTVGKCISVDLSGNLFSGELAILRSWDGTVEVIDLSSNKLEGSYPNDASQFQNLVSLKLRNNSLSGSLPSVLGSYQKLSVLDLSLNALGGSVLPTFFLSPTLTVLNLSGNSFTGTIPFQSTHSTESLLLSSQPALKIVDLSSNSLSGPLPPDISNLQKLVFLTLAMNELSGEIPSEISKLQGLEYLDLSHNHLTGIIPEMPQTGLKIFNVSYNNLQGTVPKSVEKFPLSCFRPGNDLLVFPDGLPAGNDDYTGVGQSQTSNGHKAGVRVALIVGCIGAILLVIFIALAVYVVRSQELCGRNGFRGQITIRDLKGRLSRPNLFKSPKDNVIPSKTSFSNDHLLTAAARSMSAQKELLAEAAVEYGYADPKEVAGSTSSGVAETSAAVQAQESSPRSALPTSPHFVDSRFHEEPVAFEVYSPDRLVGELIFLDSTLVFTAEDLSRAPAEVLGRSSHGTTYKAVLQSAHVLTVKWLRVGLVKQKKEFTKETKRIGSIRHPNIISWRAFYWGPKEQERLIISDYVNGDSLALYLYESTPRRYSRLSVCQRLKIAIDLARCLQFLHHEKGLPHGNLKPTNIFLTGPDLSPKLVDYGLHRFMTPSGTAEQILNLGALGYRAPELANTTKPAPSFKADVYAFGVIVMEMLTRKSAGDIISGQSGAVDLTDWVQMCNREGRGTDCFDRDIAGLEESPRIMDELLGISLRCILPVNERPNMKTVCDDLCSITV, from the exons ATGGCTGCTCTTCCAATACTTGTTCTGGTACTACTTTTCGGGGGCGCTGCCGGCGACGACGTGGCGGCGCTGCTCGAGTTCAAGAAAGGCGTCGCGGACCGGGCCCAGGACCCGGTGCTGGGATCCTGGTCGCTGCCGGCGACGACCGAGGCTGGCAACGGCGGCGCGGGCTGCCCCGTCGGGTGGCGGGGCGTGGTGTGCGACGGTGGCGCGGTGGTCGGCGTCGCTCTCGAGGGCCTCGGCCTCGCCGGGGAGCTCAAGCTGGTCACGCTGTCCGGCATGCGCGCGCTCCAGAACCTCTCCCTCGCCGGAAACGCCTTCTCCGGCCGCCTGCCCCCCGCCATCGGCTACCTCTCCTCGCTGCGCCACCTCGACCTGTCCGGGAACCGCTTCTACGGCCCCATCCCGGGCCGCCTCGCCGACCTCTCCGGCCTCGTCCACCTCAACCTCTCCCACAACAACTTCTCCTCCGGCTTCCCCACCGACGGGATCCGGCAGCTCCAGAACCTCCGCCGCATCGACATCCGCAACAACTCCTTCTGGGGCAATGCCGGCGGTCTGCTCACTGAACTCCGCAATGCCGAGTACATCGATCTGAGCGACAACCTGTTCACCGGGAGTGTCGATTTGGAGCTCCAGAGCTTGACCAGCATTGGGAACACGGTGAAGTATCTCAATCTCAGCCACAACAAGCTGGATGGTGGGTTCTTCCGGAATGAGACGGTTGGGGCGTTCAAGAACTTGGCGGTCCTTGATTTGAGCGACAATGGGATTGGTGGGACAGTGCCCAGGCTCGATTCATGGTTCTCACTGGAGATTTTCAGGGTTGCTGGCAATGGGCTATTTGGGATGGTGCCTGAGCCTCTCCTCCAGAACTCGATGCGGCTTGTCGAGGTTGATCTCAGCAGGAATGGCTTCTCAG GGTCAGTGCCGGTTGTGAACTCTACGACATTAAAAGTGTTAAATCTCTCCACCAATGTTCTATCAGGATCATTACCATCCACTGTCGGCAAGTGTATCTCAGTTGATCTGAGTGGGAACCTGTTTTCTGGGGAACTAGCTATATTGCGTTCCTGGGATGGGACTGTGGAGGTTATTGACTTGAGTTCAAACAAACTGGAGGGAAGCTATCCAAATGATGCCTCCCAGTTTCAGAACTTAGTCTCCCTAAAGTTGCGGAACAATTCATTGTCGGGATCCCTCCCTTCGGTGTTGGGATCCTATCAAAAGTTATCTGTCCTTGATCTCAGTCTGAATGCACTTGGGGGATCTGTTTTGCCTACTTTCTTCCTGTCACCAACTTTGACAGTCTTAAATCTTTCTGGAAACAGCTTTACTGGGACTATTCCATTTCAGAGCACCCATTCAACAGAATCATTACTGCTATCTTCTCAACCTGCTCTCAAGATTGTTGATCTGTCCAGTAATTCTTTGTCTGGTCCATTGCCACCAGACATTTCTAACTTGCAAAAACTTGTGTTTCTTACTCTTGCAATGAATGAGTTGTCTGGAGAGATTCCGAGTGAGATAAGCAAGCTTCAAGGATTGGAGTATCTTGACCTATCACATAATCACTTAACAGGCATAATTCCTGAGATGCCTCAAACTGGTTTGAAGATATTTAATGTATCTTACAATAATCTACAAGGAACCGTTCCTAAAAGTGTTGAGAAGTTCCCCTTATCTTGCTTTCGACCTGGAAACGACTTATTAGTTTTCCCAGATGGTCTGCCTGCTGGAAATGATGATTACACTGGAGTTGGTCAGAGTCAAACGTCTAACGGACACAAGGCTGGTGTTCGAGTTGCCCTTATTGTTGGCTGCATTGGAGCCATCTTGCTTGTGATCTTCATAGCATTGGCAGTCTATGTGGTCAGGTCTCAAGAGCTTTGTGGAAGAAATGGATTTAGAGGTCAGATTACTATCAGAGATCTAAAGGGGAGATTAAGCCGTCCAAACCTGTTCAAGTCGCCCAAAGATAATGTTATACCTAGTAAAACAAGCTTCTCAAATGACCATCTCTTAACAGCTGCAGCTAGATCAATGTCTGCCCAAAAAGAGTTGTTGGCTGAAGCTGCTGTTGAATATGGCTATGCTGATCCAAAGGAAGTTGCTGGATCCACAAGTTCTGGTGTGGCTGAGACCTCTGCTGCAGTCCAGGCTCAGGAGTCTTCTCCACGGTCTGCATTGCCAACATCACCACATTTTGTTGATTCTAGATTTCATGAGGAACCTGTAGCTTTTGAAGTATACTCACCAGACCGGTTGGTTGGGGAATTGATTTTCCTGGACAGCACTTTGGTTTTCACAGCTGAAGACCTGTCACGTGCACCAGCAGAGGTTCTTGGAAGGAGCAGTCATGGCACAACATACAAAGCTGTGCTACAAAGTGCGCATGTGCTGACAGTGAAATGGCTGCGTGTTGGTCTTGTGAAGCAGAAAAAAGAGTTCACTAAGGAGACAAAGAGGATTGGCTCTATCAGGCATCCAAATATAATTTCATGGAGAGCCTTCTATTGGGGGCCTAAGGAGCAAGAGAGATTAATTATTTCTGACTATGTCAATGGTGATAGCTTGGCACTTTACCTTTATG AATCAACTCCAAGAAGATACTCCCGACTGTCAGTTTGTCAACGGCTCAAAATTGCCATCGATCTGGCTCGCTGCCTCCAGTTCCTACACCATGAGAAGGGCCTGCCTCATGGCAACCTAAAGCCAACTAATATATTCTTGACTGGTCCTGACCTCTCCCCGAAGCTGGTGGATTACGGTCTACATAGGTTCATGACTCCAAGCGGCACTGCTGAGCAAATACTGAATTTAGGAGCGCTAGGGTATCGAGCCCCAGAACTGGCAAACACAACAAAGCCTGCACCATCCTTTAAGGCTGATGTGTATGCATTTGGGGTGATCGTTATGGAGATGTTGACGCGCAAGAGTGCTGGAGACATCATCTCAGGCCAATCTGGTGCGGTTGATCTGACCGACTGGGTTCAAATGTGCAACAGGGAAGGACGGGGAACTGACTGCTTCGACCGAGACATTGCAGGCTTGGAAGAATCTCCGAGGATAATGGACGAGCTGCTTGGGATCTCGCTTAGGTGTATCCTTCCTGTAAATGAGAGGCCTAACATGAAGACGGTCTGTGACGATCTGTGTTCCATAACAGTGTGA